From Hippea alviniae EP5-r, the proteins below share one genomic window:
- the trxA gene encoding thioredoxin codes for MAEIQLTQSNWEDEVLNSDIPVLVDFWAPWCGPCRMVAPVVAEIAEEYAGKLKVGKLNTDEEPEIAVRYGIMSIPTLMIFKDGEVVDQIIGAVPKEYITEKLEQIL; via the coding sequence ATGGCAGAGATCCAATTAACCCAAAGCAATTGGGAAGATGAAGTTCTAAACAGCGATATTCCTGTTCTGGTAGACTTCTGGGCTCCATGGTGTGGTCCATGCAGAATGGTTGCACCTGTTGTTGCAGAGATAGCCGAAGAATACGCAGGTAAATTAAAGGTTGGCAAACTCAACACAGACGAAGAGCCAGAAATAGCCGTAAGATATGGAATCATGAGCATTCCAACTTTAATGATATTTAAAGACGGTGAAGTTGTTGACCAGATAATCGGCGCAGTTCCAAAGGAGTATATCACAGAGAAATTAGAACAGATTCTCTAA
- the cmk gene encoding (d)CMP kinase, translating into MDRFVLTIDGPAGSGKSTIAKLLSRREGFIHINSGMFYRAIAFIFGEDVSEEKLLNLKFSFDVKDGEMVLVYNGKLLNEKLQREEVGKIASKIAKKSFVRDFVNKLIRDTAKSGRFVIDGRDCGSVIFPDAQVKVFLDASLEERAKRRATQTNEDLDRIKEEIRKRDEQDKNRDIAPLIVPDGAEVIDTTDLSIEDVYKRIVQLLEGFKE; encoded by the coding sequence ATGGATAGATTTGTCTTGACGATTGATGGGCCAGCAGGTAGCGGCAAAAGCACAATAGCAAAGCTCTTGAGTAGAAGAGAAGGTTTTATTCATATAAATAGCGGTATGTTTTATAGGGCTATTGCCTTTATTTTTGGTGAAGATGTATCAGAAGAGAAACTTTTGAACTTGAAGTTCTCTTTTGATGTTAAAGATGGTGAGATGGTGCTTGTTTATAATGGCAAACTGTTGAATGAGAAGCTTCAAAGGGAAGAAGTTGGTAAGATAGCATCGAAGATAGCAAAGAAAAGCTTTGTGAGAGATTTTGTAAATAAGCTTATAAGGGATACAGCTAAGAGTGGAAGGTTTGTTATAGATGGAAGGGATTGCGGCAGTGTTATATTTCCCGATGCACAGGTTAAGGTTTTCCTTGATGCGTCGTTGGAAGAGAGAGCAAAAAGGAGAGCTACTCAAACCAATGAAGATTTGGATAGGATAAAAGAAGAGATAAGAAAAAGGGATGAGCAGGATAAAAACAGAGATATAGCGCCACTTATTGTGCCTGATGGAGCAGAAGTAATCGATACAACGGATTTGAGCATAGAAGATGTTTATAAAAGGATAGTTCAACTGTTGGAGGGGTTTAAAGAATGA
- the trxB gene encoding thioredoxin-disulfide reductase — MYDVVIIGGGPAGLAAGIYAARGGLKTIICEEKVFGGQIVMSYEVENYPGFPKGISGMDLMDNFIKQAEKFDVEMNYDGVKSIEDEGKTKNVILSNGTKLTTKTIIIAAGASPNKLDCPGEKKFTGKGVSYCATCDGAFFRNRTVAVIGGGDSALEEALYLANLASKVYIIHRRDQLRAVKILQDRAFANKKIEFIFNHVVKEIQGDKFVNGILIENVNTKECTRLQVDGVFIYVGLTPNTKFVEDLIKLDEEGYIITNERMETNIPGIFAAGDIRVTPLRQVLTAAADGAIAASCAQKYIEMNC, encoded by the coding sequence ATGTATGATGTTGTAATAATAGGTGGCGGTCCAGCAGGGCTTGCCGCTGGAATTTATGCAGCAAGGGGCGGTCTAAAAACAATTATATGCGAAGAGAAGGTGTTTGGTGGTCAAATTGTTATGTCTTATGAAGTTGAAAACTACCCTGGATTTCCAAAAGGCATCAGTGGAATGGACTTAATGGATAATTTTATCAAACAGGCAGAAAAGTTTGATGTAGAGATGAACTATGACGGCGTAAAGAGTATAGAAGATGAAGGCAAAACAAAAAATGTAATCTTGTCAAACGGCACAAAACTCACAACAAAAACCATTATAATTGCGGCAGGTGCATCACCAAACAAGTTGGACTGTCCGGGTGAGAAGAAGTTTACAGGAAAGGGCGTCTCCTACTGTGCAACATGCGATGGTGCCTTTTTTAGGAATAGAACCGTTGCTGTAATAGGTGGTGGAGACTCAGCCTTAGAAGAAGCTCTTTATCTTGCAAATCTAGCAAGCAAAGTCTATATAATCCACAGAAGAGACCAACTAAGAGCTGTTAAGATTCTACAAGATAGGGCATTTGCAAACAAAAAGATAGAGTTTATCTTCAATCATGTGGTAAAGGAAATTCAAGGTGATAAGTTTGTAAATGGCATATTAATAGAGAATGTAAACACAAAAGAGTGCACAAGATTACAGGTTGATGGTGTATTTATATATGTAGGATTAACACCAAACACAAAGTTTGTAGAAGATTTAATAAAACTTGATGAAGAAGGTTATATAATAACAAACGAAAGAATGGAGACAAACATACCCGGCATTTTTGCAGCAGGAGATATCAGAGTTACACCATTAAGGCAGGTTTTAACTGCTGCAGCAGATGGAGCCATAGCTGCAAGCTGTGCTCAAAAATACATAGAGATGAACTGCTAA
- the hisC gene encoding histidinol-phosphate transaminase, producing the protein MRVADYIEKLKPYEGGKPIEELKRELGIEGDIIKLASNENPLGPSEKAVDAIREIADKVNFYPDGDAYYLKEKLAKKLGVSRDNLIFGNGSDELIELIYRTFATDTNDEIVYCYPTFIEYKIIGMAFNKRLVELPLKDFAYDIDAIIDAVNPKTRIVFLNTPNNPTGTAIKRKDLERVIEGVSDDVLVVIDEAYYEYAKAEDDYDEILDLYKKGNVIVLRTFSKAYGLAGLRIGYGIASKEIVDYLNRTRPPFNVNIVAQHAALAALDDDEHIKNTVENNQKGKEYLYSEFEKLGLKYIKTYANFILFDVGDDADRIYNELLKKGVIVRSMSGYGYKTFLRVSIGTPHENEVFITKLKEILNV; encoded by the coding sequence ATGAGAGTGGCAGATTATATAGAGAAGCTAAAACCGTATGAAGGTGGAAAACCGATTGAAGAGCTAAAAAGGGAGCTTGGCATAGAAGGTGATATTATTAAGCTTGCATCAAATGAGAATCCACTTGGTCCTTCAGAAAAGGCTGTTGATGCAATAAGAGAGATAGCAGATAAGGTAAACTTCTATCCAGATGGTGATGCCTATTATCTTAAAGAGAAATTAGCTAAAAAGTTGGGCGTGTCAAGGGATAATCTTATATTCGGCAACGGTTCGGATGAGTTGATTGAGCTCATCTATAGGACATTTGCAACGGATACTAACGATGAGATTGTTTACTGTTATCCAACATTTATTGAGTATAAGATAATAGGTATGGCTTTTAATAAAAGACTTGTTGAGTTGCCGCTTAAAGATTTTGCCTATGATATTGATGCGATTATTGATGCGGTTAATCCAAAAACGCGCATTGTCTTTTTGAATACACCGAATAATCCAACAGGAACGGCGATAAAAAGAAAGGATTTAGAAAGGGTTATTGAAGGCGTAAGCGATGATGTGCTTGTTGTTATAGATGAAGCATATTATGAGTATGCAAAGGCTGAAGATGATTACGATGAGATTTTAGACCTTTACAAAAAGGGCAATGTAATTGTTTTAAGGACATTTTCAAAGGCTTATGGGCTTGCGGGTTTAAGGATTGGATACGGTATTGCATCAAAAGAGATAGTGGACTATTTGAATAGAACGAGACCGCCGTTCAATGTGAATATAGTTGCTCAGCATGCGGCTTTGGCTGCTTTGGATGATGATGAGCATATCAAAAATACAGTTGAGAACAATCAGAAGGGCAAAGAGTATTTATACTCTGAATTTGAGAAGCTTGGTTTAAAGTATATAAAAACTTATGCGAACTTTATTCTATTTGATGTAGGTGATGATGCTGATAGGATTTATAATGAGCTTTTGAAGAAGGGTGTGATTGTTCGCTCTATGTCTGGATACGGTTATAAGACATTTTTGCGTGTTAGCATTGGGACGCCACATGAGAATGAGGTTTTTATAACCAAGCTAAAAGAAATTTTGAATGTTTAA
- a CDS encoding metal ABC transporter ATP-binding protein, giving the protein MIKIKDLTIRKGNKVVLDSINMSVDKGEFVAIVGPNGAGKTTLIRAVLGLEKPYVGSIEINGHKPEDVILNKILKISYLPQKAIVNWDMPLKVIDVVLIEDLRFFGLFRKYSDEDIKKAKYWLEVFGIEDRMNSYIKDLSGGQQQRVSLARCMVKEPDILILDEPNTAVDAVYNFKMYETLKKLSKEKNLTIIMVSHDIGAVTTYVDKIMCLNVRLYCHGSPSSINYSEMLKNVYGESVEILMHGEQCKNCPMGGSR; this is encoded by the coding sequence ATGATAAAGATAAAGGATTTAACGATAAGAAAGGGCAATAAGGTTGTTCTTGATAGCATAAATATGTCCGTTGATAAAGGTGAGTTTGTTGCAATAGTAGGACCAAATGGTGCAGGTAAGACAACGCTGATAAGGGCTGTTTTGGGACTTGAAAAGCCTTATGTCGGCAGTATTGAGATAAACGGACATAAGCCAGAAGATGTGATATTGAATAAAATTTTGAAGATTAGCTATCTGCCGCAAAAGGCTATAGTGAATTGGGATATGCCGCTTAAGGTTATAGATGTGGTTTTGATTGAAGATTTGAGATTTTTTGGCTTATTTAGGAAGTATTCCGACGAAGATATAAAAAAAGCCAAATATTGGCTTGAAGTGTTTGGTATAGAAGATAGGATGAACTCGTATATCAAAGATTTAAGCGGTGGTCAACAGCAAAGGGTATCTCTTGCTCGTTGTATGGTAAAAGAACCGGATATTCTGATTTTGGATGAGCCTAATACGGCCGTTGATGCCGTGTATAACTTTAAAATGTATGAGACATTGAAGAAGTTATCAAAGGAGAAAAATCTTACCATTATTATGGTTTCTCATGATATTGGCGCTGTTACGACTTATGTTGATAAGATTATGTGCTTAAATGTTAGGTTGTATTGTCATGGGAGTCCGTCAAGTATCAATTATTCTGAGATGCTAAAGAATGTATATGGGGAAAGTGTTGAAATACTTATGCATGGTGAACAGTGCAAAAACTGTCCTATGGGTGGGAGCAGATGA
- a CDS encoding response regulator, with protein MEKKKALIVCEEVIINELVEFMLEKLSYDAEVVDNPKDAVSKIESEKYDVVIVGKNKGTIVKPKLADILYTKAISKPYIIIYKEPGEIIPQEPYLAILPKPTFHQDLIDALDKAGLKPSLPLQATKIDINDFVKSNAYYLKPIHEFFRGLKGNIKFSIKTGDLKVVGFTMGTDFYLIYSDLENPYSLLSIGTVNVATEPLNLNEFLNFPIDSNTFKINIRDFIVKSIENIDDRAKLLSFLPEESAVIVVKAPAYILKQIELIDKNIDVDELIERNKDITFGDILSDKNDTAKIRAVACMYLLNMIDGDISISKKKYDVKIKKSFLKKIIEKIRGL; from the coding sequence ATGGAAAAGAAAAAAGCCCTTATCGTGTGCGAAGAGGTTATTATTAATGAGCTTGTTGAGTTTATGCTGGAAAAACTATCATATGATGCAGAAGTAGTGGATAATCCAAAAGATGCAGTTTCAAAAATTGAATCAGAAAAATACGATGTTGTTATTGTAGGTAAAAATAAAGGCACAATTGTTAAGCCTAAGCTTGCAGATATTTTATACACAAAAGCCATCTCTAAGCCATACATTATTATTTACAAGGAGCCTGGGGAAATTATACCCCAAGAGCCTTATCTTGCTATTTTGCCAAAACCTACATTCCATCAAGATTTGATAGATGCTTTGGATAAAGCAGGGCTTAAACCGTCTCTTCCCCTTCAGGCAACTAAAATAGATATTAATGATTTTGTTAAATCTAACGCTTACTACTTAAAACCTATCCATGAATTTTTTAGAGGATTAAAGGGAAACATAAAGTTCTCCATAAAGACCGGTGATTTGAAAGTTGTTGGTTTTACGATGGGAACGGACTTTTATCTTATTTATTCTGACTTGGAGAATCCTTATTCCCTGCTTTCCATAGGGACTGTTAATGTGGCAACAGAACCCTTAAACTTAAATGAATTTCTTAATTTTCCTATAGATAGTAATACTTTTAAAATAAACATAAGAGATTTTATAGTTAAATCAATAGAGAATATAGATGATAGAGCAAAGCTTTTATCTTTTCTGCCAGAAGAGAGCGCTGTTATTGTTGTAAAAGCACCAGCTTACATATTAAAACAGATTGAGTTGATAGATAAGAACATAGATGTAGATGAATTAATAGAAAGAAATAAGGATATAACTTTTGGTGATATTTTATCAGATAAAAACGATACAGCAAAAATAAGAGCTGTTGCTTGTATGTATTTGCTTAACATGATTGATGGTGATATAAGTATATCCAAGAAGAAATATGATGTTAAAATAAAAAAGAGTTTTCTTAAGAAAATAATCGAAAAGATAAGGGGTTTGTGA
- a CDS encoding metal ABC transporter substrate-binding protein yields the protein MIRRAVFVFLFILIFGISSWAKGLSVSTSIFILSTVVKDIGKDKVKVSYVIPTSANPHIFSPTPKDLLSFSKADLFIGVGYDFEFWFNRVRFMRKEKPVLFLSEFYKNPIGSKRRFNPHIWLDAAFMENVGIDKITEKMCKIDKNDCEYFKKNAERLKNRLKDLIGRYKDLAEKDYCIVDVKPAFEYFLRSFNLKSCDVVIKEGSAMPSIKDLRGVINKCKCKKGVVIYINNVNVAKSVAEAKGYKTIQLNPLGNPSNKKENEYVKLLEYNLQKLQEALR from the coding sequence ATGATTAGAAGGGCTGTTTTTGTCTTTCTATTTATTTTAATCTTTGGTATATCGAGCTGGGCGAAAGGATTAAGCGTGTCAACGAGCATATTTATACTCTCAACGGTTGTTAAGGATATAGGAAAAGATAAGGTTAAAGTCTCTTATGTTATTCCTACTTCTGCCAATCCGCATATATTCTCTCCAACGCCTAAGGATTTATTGAGTTTCTCAAAAGCAGACCTGTTTATTGGTGTGGGTTATGATTTTGAGTTCTGGTTTAATAGAGTAAGGTTTATGAGAAAGGAAAAGCCTGTTCTATTTCTGTCTGAGTTTTACAAAAATCCTATTGGAAGCAAAAGAAGATTTAATCCACATATCTGGCTTGATGCTGCGTTTATGGAAAATGTTGGGATTGACAAGATAACAGAGAAGATGTGCAAGATTGACAAAAACGATTGTGAATATTTTAAGAAAAATGCAGAAAGACTAAAAAACAGACTTAAAGATTTAATAGGCAGATATAAGGATTTAGCAGAGAAAGATTACTGCATCGTAGATGTCAAGCCAGCGTTTGAGTATTTTCTTAGAAGCTTTAATCTAAAGAGCTGTGATGTTGTTATAAAAGAAGGTTCTGCTATGCCGTCTATTAAGGATTTAAGAGGAGTGATTAACAAATGTAAGTGTAAAAAGGGTGTGGTAATTTATATAAACAATGTAAATGTTGCAAAAAGCGTTGCCGAAGCTAAAGGTTATAAAACCATTCAGTTGAATCCTTTGGGTAATCCATCTAATAAAAAAGAGAATGAGTATGTGAAGCTGTTAGAGTATAACCTTCAAAAACTTCAAGAAGCACTCAGATGA
- a CDS encoding prephenate dehydrogenase: MFKRIGIIGVGLIGGSIALDTRRFGLALKIIGYDANRDNLNKAYSIGIIDKVANSIDELLDCDLVVIAVPVSYVCDILEKLYFAGYDGLISDVGSIKGKIVKKALKLKLYNFIPAHPIAGTENFGPEAAKTGLFENAFCIITPFDGVDSETLSMVEKFYKSIGMRIVKLSADEHDRIFAFISHMPHAVAYELVELAASKGENFKFIGGGFRDFTRIAASSEEMWSDIFVMNKDNVVSAIDEFIKYMRSLRDLIEKGDKNTLKEKLGNIRRMKRELYG; encoded by the coding sequence ATGTTTAAAAGGATAGGTATAATAGGCGTAGGGCTTATTGGTGGCTCAATAGCCTTAGATACCCGCCGTTTTGGTTTAGCTTTGAAGATAATTGGATATGATGCTAATAGAGATAATTTAAATAAGGCTTATTCTATTGGCATTATAGATAAGGTAGCTAATAGTATAGATGAGCTTTTGGATTGTGATTTGGTTGTTATTGCCGTGCCGGTAAGTTATGTCTGCGATATTTTAGAGAAACTCTATTTTGCAGGATACGATGGCTTAATTAGTGATGTTGGAAGTATAAAAGGCAAGATAGTGAAAAAAGCACTGAAGTTGAAGCTTTATAATTTTATTCCTGCTCATCCGATTGCAGGGACGGAGAACTTTGGGCCTGAAGCAGCAAAAACCGGCTTATTTGAAAACGCTTTCTGTATTATTACGCCGTTTGATGGCGTTGATTCTGAGACTTTAAGTATGGTTGAGAAGTTTTACAAAAGTATTGGTATGAGAATTGTGAAGCTTTCTGCTGATGAGCACGATAGGATTTTTGCTTTTATAAGCCATATGCCGCATGCAGTTGCTTATGAGCTTGTTGAACTTGCAGCGTCTAAGGGTGAAAACTTTAAGTTTATAGGCGGCGGTTTTAGAGATTTTACGCGCATAGCTGCATCAAGTGAAGAGATGTGGAGTGATATATTTGTTATGAATAAGGATAATGTTGTCTCTGCCATTGATGAGTTTATTAAGTATATGAGAAGCCTTAGGGATTTAATTGAAAAAGGAGATAAAAACACCTTAAAAGAGAAGCTTGGAAACATAAGAAGAATGAAAAGGGAGCTGTATGGATAG
- a CDS encoding inositol monophosphatase family protein yields MREIVESLKEIAKEIHKNTIDIIGSKKAKEIIGKGEFGDNTVYIDKISEDMILEGLQKIGKCCVLTEEKGVVDFGADYPKFIVDPIDGSLNAKRGIPYYSISIGVAFGEGIKDIKCGYVVNLATMDEFWAIEGEGAFFNGLRIKPDVKDVKVVAVEGLKRETPKDLVADIFRKFYRVRQVGSTALDMCYTALGAFDAFLHLDKARIIDYAAAKVIIEESGGGLFEWLEDREFSDSISLNKSKSFIAVPDKRLIDKVIKVLKND; encoded by the coding sequence ATGAGAGAGATAGTTGAGTCTTTAAAAGAGATAGCAAAAGAGATACACAAGAATACAATAGACATAATCGGCTCGAAAAAGGCAAAAGAGATAATAGGCAAGGGTGAGTTTGGTGATAACACTGTATATATAGACAAGATATCTGAAGATATGATTCTTGAAGGCTTGCAGAAAATAGGTAAATGCTGTGTATTAACCGAAGAGAAGGGCGTTGTTGATTTTGGCGCTGATTATCCGAAGTTTATAGTTGACCCGATAGATGGTAGTCTAAACGCAAAAAGGGGCATTCCATATTATTCAATATCTATTGGTGTTGCCTTTGGCGAAGGGATAAAGGATATAAAGTGTGGCTATGTTGTTAATCTTGCAACGATGGATGAGTTTTGGGCTATCGAAGGTGAAGGTGCGTTTTTTAACGGTTTAAGGATAAAGCCTGATGTTAAAGATGTGAAAGTTGTTGCCGTTGAAGGATTAAAAAGAGAAACGCCTAAGGATTTGGTTGCTGATATATTTAGGAAGTTTTACAGGGTTAGACAGGTTGGCTCAACGGCACTTGACATGTGCTATACGGCACTTGGCGCCTTTGATGCGTTTCTGCATTTGGATAAGGCTCGAATAATTGATTATGCTGCTGCAAAGGTGATTATAGAAGAGTCCGGTGGTGGACTGTTTGAGTGGTTGGAAGATAGAGAGTTTAGCGACTCTATATCGTTAAACAAGAGTAAGAGTTTTATAGCTGTGCCGGATAAAAGGTTGATAGATAAGGTTATTAAGGTGTTGAAAAATGATTAG
- a CDS encoding 4-hydroxy-3-methylbut-2-enyl diphosphate reductase has protein sequence MIIEIAENAGFCYGVMRAIEIVDEALKKYKTIYSFGPIIHNPQVVEEYEKKGLKVIESLDEADGPVLIRSHGVPPHVYEEIKKKGLTYIDATCPFVKEAQKFAKQLYEDGYKVVIFGDKKHPEVKAHLGYTNYKADVIDSPELARSIKATRVGVISQTTQSVERFGLTIGELAKRIRELKVFNTICDATEKRQKAARELARRSDVMIIIGGKNSANTRKLYEICLTETKNAYHIETEKEINPEWFKDAEKVGITAGASTPSYIIERVYNYIKGLG, from the coding sequence ATGATAATAGAGATAGCTGAAAATGCAGGTTTCTGTTATGGCGTTATGCGTGCTATTGAGATAGTCGATGAAGCTTTGAAAAAGTATAAAACGATATACTCTTTTGGGCCTATAATACATAATCCGCAGGTTGTTGAAGAGTATGAGAAGAAGGGTCTTAAGGTGATAGAGAGTTTAGATGAAGCAGACGGGCCTGTTTTGATTAGATCTCACGGTGTTCCACCACATGTGTATGAAGAGATAAAAAAGAAGGGTTTGACATACATAGATGCAACATGTCCGTTTGTTAAGGAAGCCCAAAAGTTTGCAAAACAGCTATACGAAGATGGTTATAAGGTTGTGATATTTGGTGATAAGAAGCATCCAGAAGTAAAAGCCCACTTGGGATATACGAATTATAAAGCAGATGTTATAGACTCACCTGAGCTTGCCAGAAGTATAAAAGCTACAAGGGTTGGTGTTATATCACAGACAACCCAATCTGTTGAAAGGTTTGGATTGACGATTGGTGAGCTTGCAAAGAGAATAAGGGAGCTTAAGGTTTTTAATACGATATGTGATGCAACAGAAAAAAGACAGAAGGCAGCAAGAGAGCTTGCAAGAAGGTCAGATGTGATGATTATTATAGGTGGTAAAAACTCTGCAAATACAAGAAAACTGTATGAAATCTGCTTGACGGAGACAAAAAATGCCTATCATATAGAAACAGAAAAAGAGATAAACCCAGAGTGGTTTAAAGATGCTGAGAAGGTTGGTATTACAGCTGGTGCATCGACGCCTTCTTACATTATTGAGCGGGTTTATAATTACATAAAGGGTTTAGGATGA
- a CDS encoding metal ABC transporter permease, with product MIEGLLLKAIVAGVLVAIPLSFMSYFVVMRKMTFSGVGIAHSAFGGIALGVLLGIDSFLFPVVFCLFASLFIGFMFKKGGFSEDSIIDVIFVFSMALGIFILSISREYYAGILGILFGDILAIASSDLAAVFFVFLIGSGFVWFFFDHLNLITYNEELAKINGIKTDILYYVFWAVLSVVIVFSIKLIGIILVNAFLVLPTLVGLNLSKSYKGVLSIGVISSTMSIIAGVFLSYFLNTPAGATIVLFFVALWILSFAFRRN from the coding sequence ATGATTGAAGGATTGCTTCTAAAGGCTATTGTTGCTGGTGTTCTTGTGGCTATACCGTTATCCTTTATGTCATACTTCGTTGTAATGAGAAAGATGACATTTTCTGGCGTTGGAATAGCGCATTCTGCTTTTGGTGGTATTGCGCTTGGCGTTCTGCTTGGTATTGATAGTTTTCTGTTTCCTGTTGTTTTTTGTCTGTTTGCTTCCTTATTTATAGGTTTTATGTTCAAAAAGGGTGGATTTTCTGAAGATAGCATAATAGATGTAATATTTGTCTTTTCTATGGCGCTTGGGATTTTTATTTTGAGCATATCAAGGGAGTATTATGCTGGTATTCTTGGAATACTGTTTGGGGATATTCTGGCAATAGCTTCGTCTGACTTAGCCGCAGTGTTTTTTGTTTTTTTGATAGGTAGCGGGTTTGTCTGGTTTTTCTTTGACCATCTTAATCTAATTACTTACAACGAAGAACTTGCAAAGATAAACGGAATAAAAACAGATATTTTGTATTATGTGTTTTGGGCTGTTTTGTCTGTTGTTATAGTTTTCTCTATAAAACTTATAGGAATTATACTTGTTAATGCTTTTTTGGTTTTGCCAACCCTCGTGGGTTTGAATCTTTCTAAGAGCTATAAGGGCGTTTTATCAATTGGTGTTATCTCTTCTACAATGAGCATAATAGCGGGTGTATTTTTGTCTTACTTTTTGAATACACCCGCTGGTGCAACAATTGTTCTATTCTTTGTTGCTTTGTGGATTTTAAGTTTTGCTTTTAGAAGGAATTAG
- a CDS encoding GTP-binding protein, with protein sequence MVFKIIITGSFNAGKTEFIKQISEIEPITTDKPVSEKELKEIKAFTTVAMDFGRLTVDEDIVIHLYATPGQERFDFVYPLLIKNALALIILADITDEKSIRAVPTYYKKFHSIKRLPTVIALTKVDLGSAVDDALIDEVFKELPKDVPVLRINATNKEDVKRAVLFALEQLEEDEDEGREIV encoded by the coding sequence ATGGTATTTAAGATAATCATTACAGGGAGTTTTAATGCTGGTAAGACGGAGTTTATAAAACAGATTAGTGAGATTGAGCCTATAACAACAGATAAACCTGTATCAGAAAAAGAGCTCAAGGAGATAAAGGCATTTACAACCGTTGCAATGGATTTTGGAAGATTAACCGTTGATGAAGATATAGTAATTCATCTGTATGCAACGCCAGGGCAGGAGAGATTTGATTTTGTCTATCCGTTGCTAATAAAGAATGCATTGGCTCTTATCATACTTGCGGATATAACAGATGAGAAGTCTATTAGAGCCGTTCCAACTTACTATAAAAAGTTTCACAGCATAAAGAGACTTCCGACGGTAATAGCTTTGACAAAGGTTGACTTAGGTAGTGCCGTTGATGATGCCTTGATAGATGAAGTGTTTAAAGAGTTACCTAAGGATGTTCCTGTTCTAAGGATTAATGCAACTAATAAGGAAGATGTGAAGAGAGCCGTGCTTTTTGCGCTTGAACAGCTTGAGGAAGATGAAGATGAAGGCAGAGAGATAGTTTAA
- a CDS encoding GGDEF domain-containing protein encodes MAMKNESDKISAIIKEALYRATKRDLILTPFNYYKVFTEVALEYGLSESELHKLLYGNIDVDNEELEELKKKILEVATNVKDVTLDVEKTLVESSTKYDSTLKNISIYGSRIDDSLMEELEKIKYINSSLKSELEAARRVLEKQRKAIESIRELSKKDHLTGLYLRRHMNEVLQNCLYNFNRYKKVFSIIMMDLDDFKKINDTYGHLAGDEVLKAVGAILMRNTRQTDVPVRYGGDEFIVILPETKLEDAIVVARKLRDKLASITFKKGNVEFKCTASIGVTQVRDGDTLESLLERVDKALYETKKTKKGEISVLEGEDK; translated from the coding sequence ATGGCAATGAAGAATGAGTCTGATAAGATATCCGCAATAATAAAGGAAGCACTTTACAGAGCAACAAAAAGGGATTTGATTCTTACGCCGTTTAACTATTATAAAGTCTTTACGGAAGTCGCTTTAGAGTATGGTTTAAGTGAATCTGAATTGCATAAATTGTTATACGGCAACATAGATGTTGACAACGAAGAACTCGAAGAGCTTAAAAAGAAGATTTTAGAAGTGGCGACGAATGTCAAAGATGTCACGCTTGATGTTGAGAAAACACTGGTTGAGAGTTCAACAAAATACGACAGCACGCTTAAAAATATATCGATTTATGGTTCAAGAATAGACGATAGTTTGATGGAAGAGCTTGAAAAGATTAAATATATTAACTCTTCTTTGAAGAGTGAGCTTGAAGCCGCAAGAAGGGTATTAGAGAAACAGAGAAAGGCTATAGAGAGCATCAGAGAGCTATCAAAGAAAGACCATCTTACAGGTCTCTATTTAAGACGCCATATGAACGAGGTTTTGCAGAATTGTCTGTATAATTTCAATAGGTATAAAAAGGTTTTTAGCATCATAATGATGGACCTTGATGATTTTAAAAAGATAAACGATACATACGGTCATTTAGCTGGCGATGAAGTTTTGAAGGCTGTTGGTGCTATTTTGATGAGAAATACTCGCCAAACCGATGTTCCTGTGAGATATGGTGGAGATGAATTTATAGTGATTCTTCCAGAGACAAAACTTGAAGATGCGATTGTTGTGGCGAGGAAGCTAAGAGATAAACTCGCTTCTATAACATTTAAGAAGGGTAATGTTGAGTTTAAGTGCACCGCATCCATAGGAGTTACACAAGTTAGAGATGGAGATACACTCGAAAGTTTGCTTGAAAGGGTTGATAAAGCTCTGTATGAGACAAAGAAGACAAAAAAGGGTGAAATTAGCGTTCTTGAAGGAGAAGATAAATGA